A genomic segment from Pseudomonas sp. S09G 359 encodes:
- the wecB gene encoding non-hydrolyzing UDP-N-acetylglucosamine 2-epimerase: MPLKTLSIFGTRPEAIKMAPMVIHLANDDRFHSKICVTAQHREMLDQVLELFGLVPDYDLNIMKADQNLTDVTTAIIQGLQTVLADFKPDVILVHGDTATTFAASLAAYYQQIPVAHIEAGLRTHDLYSPWPEEGNRRLTGSLASMHFAPTQTCRQNLLNEGAAAERIHVTGNTVIDALLSVVEKLRAPTSPLRTRLDQQFAFLPHGQRMVLVTGHRRENFGGGLERICQALAETAASFPQVAFVYPVHLNPNVQEPVQRLLAGISNVHLIEPQDYLPFVYLMTRAYLILTDSGGIQEEAPALGTPVLVMRDTTERPEAVAAGTVRLVGTEVSNIAHHLKELLSNEAAYRTMSTAHNPYGDGNACKRIGEILAATWSKSVAAA; this comes from the coding sequence TCGAAAATATGTGTCACGGCGCAACACCGGGAAATGCTGGATCAAGTGCTTGAGCTGTTCGGACTGGTGCCGGACTATGACCTGAATATCATGAAGGCCGATCAGAACCTGACGGACGTGACGACGGCCATTATTCAGGGGTTGCAAACCGTACTGGCGGACTTCAAACCGGACGTGATCCTTGTGCATGGCGATACCGCGACCACGTTCGCCGCAAGCCTGGCAGCTTATTACCAACAGATACCTGTCGCGCATATCGAAGCCGGGTTGCGCACCCATGACCTCTACTCGCCCTGGCCCGAGGAAGGCAACCGGCGCCTGACCGGCAGCCTGGCGTCGATGCATTTTGCACCCACTCAAACCTGCCGGCAGAACTTGCTCAACGAGGGTGCTGCAGCCGAGCGTATTCATGTGACGGGCAACACGGTGATCGATGCGTTGCTCAGTGTGGTAGAAAAACTGCGCGCCCCGACATCGCCACTGCGTACCCGCCTGGACCAGCAATTTGCCTTCCTGCCCCACGGCCAGCGGATGGTATTGGTGACAGGCCATCGCCGGGAAAACTTTGGCGGCGGCCTGGAACGTATCTGCCAGGCCCTGGCTGAAACCGCCGCCAGCTTCCCGCAAGTCGCCTTCGTTTACCCCGTGCACCTGAACCCGAATGTGCAGGAGCCGGTGCAACGGCTGCTGGCGGGCATCAGCAATGTGCACCTGATCGAGCCGCAGGACTACCTGCCGTTTGTGTACTTGATGACCCGCGCCTACCTGATTCTCACCGACTCCGGCGGCATCCAGGAGGAAGCACCCGCGCTGGGTACACCCGTGCTGGTGATGCGCGATACCACCGAACGCCCCGAAGCAGTCGCTGCCGGGACCGTCAGGCTGGTGGGTACCGAGGTTTCGAACATTGCTCATCACCTCAAAGAGTTGCTCAGCAACGAAGCGGCCTATCGAACAATGAGCACTGCCCACAACCCCTACGGCGACGGCAATGCGTGCAAACGCATTGGCGAAATACTCGCCGCCACCTGGAGCAAAAGCGTGGCGGCGGCATGA
- the wecC gene encoding UDP-N-acetyl-D-mannosamine dehydrogenase: MSVLKLCVIGMGYIGLPTAAIFAAHQRQVVGVDINPRTVGIINRGQVHIVEPELDRLVHSVVSQGYLRATTRPEAADAFLIAVPTPFLENREPDLSYIEAASRAIAPVLKKNDLVVLESTSPVGTTELMAQWLANARPDLTFPTTHGEASNIRIAHCPERVLPGHVLRELVTNDRIIGGMTAACSAAAAQLYQQVVKGQCIVTDARTAEMCKLTENSFRDVNIAFANELSMICAQLKIDPWELIRLANHHPRVNILQPGPGVGGHCIAVDPWFIVAKTPGLARLIRTAREVNDSKPQWVIQQVKLAVANLLFRRPGLYAHDVRIACYGLAFKADIDDLRESPALGIARRLAKELGVKLLLVEPNIEVLPADLLEHSLADTASAWSNAHIHVLLVRHREFSAIPASRDSETVIDAAGVLAY; the protein is encoded by the coding sequence ATGAGCGTTTTGAAGCTATGTGTGATCGGCATGGGTTACATCGGCCTGCCTACCGCCGCTATTTTTGCCGCCCATCAACGGCAGGTCGTTGGCGTGGATATCAACCCGCGCACCGTGGGCATCATCAACCGTGGCCAGGTGCATATCGTCGAGCCGGAGCTGGACCGCCTGGTGCACTCGGTGGTCAGCCAAGGTTACCTGCGTGCAACCACCCGGCCGGAAGCCGCGGATGCCTTCCTGATTGCGGTACCCACGCCCTTCCTGGAAAACCGTGAGCCGGACCTGAGCTATATCGAAGCCGCCAGTCGTGCCATTGCCCCCGTGCTGAAAAAGAACGACCTCGTGGTACTGGAGTCGACGTCGCCGGTCGGCACCACCGAACTCATGGCGCAATGGCTGGCCAATGCCCGCCCGGACCTGACCTTTCCTACAACCCATGGAGAAGCCAGCAACATTCGTATAGCCCACTGCCCCGAGCGTGTATTGCCGGGCCATGTCTTGCGCGAGCTGGTCACCAATGATCGGATTATCGGCGGCATGACCGCTGCCTGCTCAGCCGCCGCCGCACAGCTATACCAGCAGGTTGTAAAAGGCCAGTGCATCGTCACCGACGCACGCACCGCCGAGATGTGCAAGCTGACGGAAAACAGTTTTCGCGACGTCAATATCGCCTTCGCCAATGAACTCTCGATGATCTGCGCGCAGTTGAAGATCGACCCGTGGGAGCTGATCCGCCTGGCCAACCATCACCCACGCGTAAACATCCTGCAGCCGGGGCCAGGGGTCGGCGGGCACTGTATTGCGGTCGACCCGTGGTTCATCGTGGCTAAAACGCCAGGCTTGGCGCGGTTGATCCGCACTGCGCGCGAGGTCAACGACAGCAAACCGCAATGGGTCATCCAACAGGTCAAGCTGGCGGTGGCGAACCTGTTGTTCAGGCGACCGGGTTTGTATGCGCATGACGTACGAATTGCCTGTTATGGCTTGGCATTCAAAGCGGATATCGATGACCTGCGCGAAAGCCCCGCGCTGGGCATCGCCCGCCGGTTGGCCAAGGAGCTGGGCGTAAAGCTGCTACTGGTTGAACCGAATATCGAGGTGCTGCCCGCCGACCTGCTCGAGCATTCCCTGGCCGATACCGCCAGTGCCTGGAGTAACGCACACATTCACGTGCTGTTGGTGCGGCACCGTGAGTTCAGCGCCATACCCGCGTCGCGTGACAGCGAGACAGTCATCGATGCCGCCGGCGTGCTGGCGTACTGA
- a CDS encoding methyltransferase domain-containing protein, whose protein sequence is MDNPQPLANTHDRVMEAYYGKLGDDFMRQTRARIHWICAQVVGQTVIDVGCSQGIIPVLLAREGHRVTGVDNNAKAIEEASDYLRAEPEHVQQKVGYVHADFMSLDTQGAEPDSIVISEVLEHLIHPHAFIEKAASMLKPGGHLIITVPFGVNDYIDHKHTFYLLEPFRLLSTHLQVVQVEILGKWVGMVAAKTEPGTDALGTAHIRQLERAFESVERSLRSTADVARKQLEQANQKYRAVTEHLHQLKTDLALSTEYNAGQQQQIAALTASLQRADAKCHLLQNRLIKTLASTTYQLGYQLRMGANSLREFLQLPTALFNLYLQARTRRKSSTGIETHTPSSPSHTPLPVTPAPMPVADAKYVRKQLLIGPEDTAKPFKIACVMDSFTHEAYRYESDLVQLTPDQSLAELQAFRPDLLFIESAWRGQDDRWKNKIAQNSAELRAALQWCREHKVPTVFWNKEDPVHFETFLGTAKQFDLVFTTDIDCIHRYKAALGHERVYLLPFACQPAMHNPIELYERKDAFCFAGAYYTRYTERARDLEHFVRDLRGVRPLEIFDRNLGKPDANYQFPADYRGHIVGTLNAAQMDLAYKGYRYALNLNSIKQSQSMFARRVYELLGSNTLTVSNFSRGLRVLFGDLVICTDSSQEALRRLASPTEHAKLRLAGLRKVMQEHTYAHRLNYVMSKVTSRLQEVALPTICLVAEAVNEAQLQALTGHLQRQRYTHVTLHVVVNDSTTRQPLCGDPRLHLITRKQLGQLTLGELANGAQWLGFLVAVDYYGPNYLLDLALATRYSKAQVIGKTTYHSADTLGIHLKNPGQEYRCVKEIAIRRALISTSSVAQALAHDWLGKLPALTYSHPQSLAIDAFNYCENAAGNDLQHVVGVVDDLALNTGISLHQLQCSSEAIPAQGLTANGPQTQGPGLAQLFGPLRSKHLQAQVEGNTWQLHSSLADGKHEYYYARQELCINELEGDGCTLRLLLDASPGLNLQLVVLFLDAQKQRISYVMQLANRNQTWDVPPETAYLRLGLRAFGSGSTTIKALIQGQRDTPPSTLLTQATHLLLTNHYPANDDLYRNGFIHTRIKAYQEQGLAVDIFRLRPNEPVSYHEFENVDVMSGPGMALANLLDAGHYRSILVHFLDPQMWETLRRYLPGIQVIAWVHGAEIQPWWRRAYNYSSDEQLQLAKLDSERRMSFWRSLLNPMSPNLQLVFVSQQFAEEVMEDLGFRLPQSQYRIIHNPIDTRLFSFEEKPLEQRKKILSIRPYVSRTYANDLSVKAIQLLATKPWFNELEFLLVGDGPLFEETLAPLRQYPNIKIEKRYLKQTEIADLHKHYGVFLCPSRMDTQGVSRDEAMASGLVPVTNRVGAIPEFVDDACGFLSEPEHFIGLCEAIETLFFNPQMFRAKSLSARQRVLAQRAMPLVTASELSLIRDPHGEQRSKGTATQHPVDTQLVRTVGP, encoded by the coding sequence ATGGATAACCCACAACCGCTTGCCAATACCCACGACCGCGTGATGGAAGCTTATTACGGCAAGCTGGGTGATGATTTCATGCGGCAGACACGGGCACGGATCCATTGGATCTGCGCGCAGGTCGTCGGCCAAACTGTCATCGACGTCGGCTGCTCCCAAGGCATCATCCCCGTGCTGCTGGCCCGCGAAGGTCACAGGGTCACGGGGGTGGATAACAACGCCAAGGCCATCGAAGAGGCCAGCGATTACCTGCGTGCAGAGCCCGAACATGTGCAGCAGAAGGTTGGCTACGTGCACGCAGACTTTATGTCGCTGGACACCCAGGGGGCCGAACCCGACAGCATCGTGATCAGTGAAGTGCTTGAACATCTGATCCACCCGCACGCCTTCATCGAGAAGGCCGCGTCAATGCTCAAGCCCGGTGGCCACCTGATCATTACCGTGCCGTTCGGGGTGAATGATTACATTGACCACAAGCACACGTTCTACCTGCTGGAGCCGTTTCGGTTGCTGAGCACACACTTGCAGGTGGTGCAGGTCGAAATACTCGGTAAGTGGGTGGGAATGGTCGCGGCCAAGACCGAGCCTGGGACCGACGCGCTGGGAACAGCGCATATTCGCCAGTTGGAGCGTGCTTTTGAGTCAGTCGAGCGCAGCCTGCGTAGCACCGCGGACGTCGCACGAAAACAACTCGAACAGGCCAACCAGAAGTACCGCGCGGTCACCGAACACCTGCACCAGCTTAAAACCGACCTTGCGCTGTCTACCGAGTACAACGCCGGGCAACAACAGCAAATAGCGGCCCTTACCGCCAGCCTGCAGCGTGCGGATGCCAAGTGCCACTTGCTGCAAAACCGATTGATCAAGACCCTGGCAAGCACGACCTATCAACTGGGTTATCAACTGCGGATGGGGGCGAATTCGCTTCGCGAGTTCCTGCAGTTGCCGACGGCCCTGTTCAACCTGTACCTGCAGGCCCGCACACGCCGAAAATCATCCACGGGGATTGAGACGCACACCCCCTCATCACCGAGCCACACCCCTTTGCCCGTAACGCCGGCCCCCATGCCTGTGGCGGATGCCAAATACGTACGCAAGCAACTGTTGATCGGCCCCGAAGACACGGCCAAGCCCTTCAAGATTGCCTGCGTGATGGACAGCTTTACCCATGAAGCCTACCGGTATGAAAGCGACTTGGTGCAACTGACCCCGGACCAGAGCCTGGCCGAGTTGCAAGCGTTCCGTCCCGACCTGCTGTTTATCGAGTCCGCCTGGCGCGGCCAGGATGACCGCTGGAAAAACAAAATCGCCCAGAACAGCGCAGAACTTCGCGCCGCCCTGCAGTGGTGCCGGGAACATAAAGTCCCTACGGTGTTCTGGAACAAAGAAGACCCGGTGCATTTCGAGACGTTCCTGGGTACCGCCAAGCAGTTCGACCTGGTGTTCACTACGGATATCGACTGTATTCACCGCTATAAAGCCGCGCTGGGGCATGAGCGTGTCTACCTGCTGCCCTTCGCCTGCCAACCGGCGATGCATAACCCGATCGAGCTGTATGAGCGCAAGGATGCGTTCTGCTTCGCGGGTGCTTATTACACCCGTTACACCGAGCGGGCCCGGGACCTGGAACACTTCGTCAGAGACCTGCGTGGCGTGCGGCCGTTGGAGATATTCGACCGCAACCTCGGTAAACCAGACGCCAACTATCAGTTTCCGGCCGATTATCGTGGCCACATCGTCGGCACCTTGAATGCGGCGCAGATGGACCTGGCCTACAAGGGCTACCGGTATGCGCTCAACCTCAATTCGATCAAGCAATCGCAATCCATGTTCGCCCGCCGCGTGTATGAACTGCTTGGGTCCAACACCCTGACCGTGAGTAATTTTTCTCGCGGCCTGCGTGTGCTATTCGGGGATCTGGTGATTTGTACCGACAGCAGCCAGGAAGCATTACGACGCCTCGCCTCTCCCACTGAACACGCCAAACTGCGCTTGGCCGGCCTGCGCAAGGTGATGCAGGAACATACCTACGCCCACCGTTTGAACTATGTGATGAGCAAGGTGACAAGCCGCCTGCAGGAGGTGGCTCTGCCGACGATTTGCCTGGTCGCGGAGGCTGTCAACGAGGCCCAGCTGCAGGCGCTCACCGGTCATTTGCAACGTCAGCGCTACACCCACGTCACCCTGCATGTGGTGGTAAACGACTCGACCACCAGGCAGCCCCTCTGCGGTGATCCTCGGTTGCACCTGATCACCCGCAAACAACTGGGCCAGCTCACCCTCGGCGAACTGGCAAACGGTGCGCAGTGGCTGGGTTTCCTGGTGGCCGTGGATTACTACGGCCCCAACTACCTGCTCGACCTCGCCTTGGCTACGCGTTACAGCAAGGCGCAGGTGATCGGCAAAACAACCTACCATAGCGCAGACACACTGGGCATCCATCTGAAGAATCCTGGCCAGGAATACCGCTGCGTCAAAGAGATAGCGATACGCCGCGCCTTGATCAGCACTTCGTCGGTGGCTCAGGCGCTCGCCCATGATTGGCTGGGAAAGCTCCCAGCCCTCACCTATAGCCACCCGCAATCCCTGGCGATCGACGCGTTCAACTACTGTGAAAATGCCGCCGGCAACGACCTGCAGCATGTCGTCGGCGTGGTGGACGACCTTGCTCTGAACACGGGCATCAGCCTTCACCAGCTCCAATGCAGCAGTGAAGCCATCCCCGCACAGGGCCTGACCGCCAACGGCCCGCAGACCCAAGGCCCGGGCCTGGCGCAACTGTTCGGCCCGCTGCGCAGCAAGCACCTGCAAGCGCAGGTCGAAGGCAATACCTGGCAGCTGCACTCGTCGCTCGCGGACGGAAAACACGAGTACTACTACGCCCGCCAAGAATTGTGCATTAACGAACTGGAGGGGGATGGTTGCACGTTAAGGCTGCTGCTCGATGCCTCCCCAGGCCTGAACCTGCAGCTGGTTGTGCTGTTTCTCGATGCGCAGAAACAACGTATCAGCTACGTCATGCAACTGGCTAATCGCAACCAAACCTGGGATGTGCCGCCGGAAACCGCTTACCTTCGCCTGGGCTTGCGCGCCTTTGGCAGCGGCAGCACGACGATCAAGGCGCTGATTCAAGGGCAACGCGACACCCCGCCCTCCACCCTGCTCACTCAGGCCACGCACCTATTGCTGACTAACCACTACCCAGCCAATGACGACCTGTACCGCAATGGTTTTATTCATACGCGCATCAAGGCGTATCAGGAACAGGGACTGGCAGTAGACATCTTTCGCCTGCGCCCCAACGAGCCGGTCAGTTATCACGAGTTTGAAAATGTCGATGTGATGAGCGGCCCCGGTATGGCCCTGGCGAACCTGCTCGACGCCGGGCACTACAGGTCGATACTGGTGCACTTCCTCGACCCGCAGATGTGGGAAACACTTCGCCGGTATCTGCCTGGTATTCAGGTAATTGCCTGGGTGCATGGCGCGGAGATCCAACCCTGGTGGCGCCGGGCTTACAACTACAGCAGCGATGAGCAGTTGCAACTGGCCAAGCTCGACAGTGAACGCCGCATGAGTTTCTGGCGCAGCCTCCTGAACCCCATGTCGCCTAACCTGCAACTGGTATTCGTGTCCCAGCAGTTTGCCGAAGAAGTGATGGAGGACCTGGGGTTCAGGCTACCGCAGAGCCAATATCGGATAATCCACAACCCCATCGATACGCGGCTGTTTTCCTTCGAGGAAAAACCTCTGGAGCAGCGCAAGAAAATCCTCTCGATCCGCCCCTATGTATCACGCACCTACGCCAACGACCTGAGCGTCAAAGCCATTCAACTGCTGGCGACCAAGCCATGGTTCAACGAGCTTGAATTCCTGCTGGTCGGCGACGGGCCGTTATTCGAAGAGACACTCGCGCCGCTGCGGCAATACCCGAACATCAAGATTGAAAAGCGTTACCTGAAACAAACCGAGATCGCCGACTTGCACAAGCACTACGGGGTGTTTCTGTGTCCCAGCCGAATGGACACTCAAGGGGTGTCGCGGGATGAGGCAATGGCTTCGGGCCTGGTTCCTGTTACCAATCGGGTCGGGGCGATTCCTGAATTTGTGGATGACGCGTGTGGCTTTTTGTCCGAGCCGGAACATTTCATCGGGCTCTGCGAGGCAATCGAAACACTGTTTTTCAACCCGCAAATGTTCAGGGCAAAGTCGTTGAGCGCCAGGCAGCGAGTGCTTGCGCAAAGAGCTATGCCATTGGTCACAGCCTCCGAACTGAGCCTTATAAGAGACCCCCACGGTGAGCAAAGAAGTAAAGGCACTGCAACACAGCATCCTGTCGACACTCAGTTGGTGCGCACAGTTGGGCCATAA
- a CDS encoding glycosyltransferase family 4 protein, whose amino-acid sequence MPRIAMLVWNEFRNDARVLKEAQTLQANGYHVTVFALHTPGITCRKEVLADGIRVVRVARSLRWRPATAGSGGLAAPLPAKPSLTMRRIFSRLWVHAGLMVRVALHRAAVVHAHDVNTLPTAWLAARSSGARLVYDAHEISTSREGYARFRKWVACIETTLMPRADGTITTTDTRARFFARAYGIARPLVLQNRPRLSASPSTQRIRNELGLQQPWPIVLYQGGLQQGRGLERLLRVAATLPGAYFVLIGGGRLTQPLMRLSEELGLAQRVHFIPTVSLADLPSYTASADIGVQPIENTCLNHFSTDSNKLFEYVIAGLPVVATDFPEIRKVVSTCAIGLLVPAGSDHALRLQLKRLIDDPSLRQQLACNAKNAALQLNWELQESKLVTLYQRVLAGKTEVRP is encoded by the coding sequence GTGCCCCGTATCGCCATGCTCGTCTGGAATGAATTTCGCAATGATGCCCGCGTGTTAAAAGAAGCACAGACACTCCAGGCAAACGGTTATCACGTCACCGTATTCGCATTGCATACGCCCGGCATCACGTGCCGCAAAGAAGTCCTGGCCGACGGCATCCGTGTAGTTCGCGTGGCACGTAGCCTGCGATGGCGCCCTGCAACTGCGGGTTCTGGCGGATTGGCCGCGCCCTTGCCCGCCAAACCGTCGCTGACGATGCGGCGTATTTTTTCGCGACTGTGGGTGCATGCCGGGCTGATGGTACGGGTCGCCCTGCATCGCGCCGCCGTGGTGCATGCCCATGACGTCAACACCCTGCCCACCGCCTGGCTGGCAGCCAGGTCAAGCGGCGCCAGGCTGGTGTATGACGCCCACGAAATCAGTACCAGCCGTGAGGGTTATGCGCGCTTTCGCAAGTGGGTGGCTTGCATCGAAACGACGCTGATGCCGCGAGCCGACGGCACGATCACCACCACCGACACACGCGCCAGGTTCTTTGCCAGGGCGTATGGGATCGCCCGCCCGCTGGTGCTGCAAAACCGCCCGCGCTTGAGTGCCAGCCCTTCCACCCAGAGGATTCGCAATGAGCTGGGCTTGCAGCAGCCCTGGCCCATCGTCCTCTATCAGGGCGGCCTGCAACAGGGCCGTGGCCTGGAGCGGTTACTACGCGTCGCGGCCACCTTGCCCGGTGCTTACTTCGTCTTGATCGGCGGTGGCAGGCTGACCCAGCCCTTGATGAGGTTGAGTGAGGAACTGGGCTTGGCGCAGCGCGTGCATTTTATCCCGACGGTGTCACTGGCCGATCTACCCAGCTATACCGCGTCAGCCGATATCGGTGTGCAGCCGATCGAAAACACCTGCCTGAACCACTTCAGCACCGACTCGAACAAATTGTTCGAATATGTCATCGCCGGCCTACCCGTGGTGGCGACGGACTTCCCGGAGATTCGCAAGGTTGTCAGCACCTGCGCGATAGGGCTGTTAGTGCCGGCAGGCTCGGATCACGCACTGCGTCTGCAACTCAAACGTTTGATCGATGACCCTTCGCTACGCCAGCAACTTGCCTGCAATGCGAAAAACGCAGCGCTGCAGTTAAATTGGGAGCTACAGGAGAGCAAATTGGTGACGCTGTATCAACGCGTGCTGGCGGGGAAAACCGAGGTGCGCCCATGA
- a CDS encoding glycosyltransferase family 4 protein — protein MRILLLSYYFPPDLSAFRVEALVNALHTHGDGEVEIDVVTTQPNRYASYHAAEASATAEPKLSIKRIALPSCGFGVWGQAWGFIHYARGVHKAVKGKQYDLILATSSRLMTAALAASIARKTQTPLYLDIRDIFVDVLPELFPGLPGKLLARVFSQLEKSTLKHATQVNLVSPGFLGYFSTRYPHKTFSTYTNGVDDLFLETSFYPDTRNEPTRPLTIVYAGNIGTGQGLEKILPALAEQLASSAYFYVIGDGSTMKALSKALSKRQVKNVELIAPMPRHKLIHYYQQADVLFLHLNSFKAFFKVIPSKLFEYAATGKPILAGLEGYSKAFTLQHIPNACVFTPGNPNAAVAALTGLKLSATDRGAFIREYSRNTIHKNMAIEILKTGKGEQP, from the coding sequence ATGCGCATCCTCCTGTTGAGCTACTACTTCCCACCGGATTTGTCCGCATTTCGCGTCGAAGCGTTGGTCAATGCCCTGCACACCCATGGTGACGGTGAGGTGGAGATCGATGTGGTGACCACCCAGCCCAACCGGTACGCGTCCTATCACGCTGCCGAGGCCAGCGCTACGGCTGAGCCGAAACTGTCGATCAAGCGTATCGCCCTGCCCTCCTGCGGTTTTGGTGTATGGGGCCAGGCCTGGGGGTTTATCCATTACGCACGCGGCGTGCATAAAGCGGTGAAAGGCAAGCAGTATGACTTGATTCTGGCGACCTCTTCTCGACTGATGACGGCCGCGTTGGCAGCCTCGATCGCGCGCAAGACGCAGACGCCACTCTACCTTGATATTCGCGACATCTTTGTCGACGTATTGCCTGAACTGTTTCCCGGCCTCCCCGGCAAGCTCCTGGCGCGGGTATTTTCCCAGCTGGAAAAAAGCACCCTCAAGCACGCGACGCAGGTCAACCTGGTATCGCCTGGTTTCCTGGGTTACTTCTCCACACGTTACCCGCACAAAACCTTTTCCACCTACACCAACGGCGTGGACGATCTGTTCCTGGAGACGTCCTTCTACCCGGACACCCGCAACGAACCGACACGCCCGTTGACCATCGTGTACGCAGGCAATATCGGCACCGGCCAAGGCTTGGAAAAAATCCTGCCGGCACTCGCCGAACAGCTGGCAAGCAGCGCCTATTTTTATGTCATCGGTGACGGCAGTACGATGAAAGCGCTGAGCAAAGCGCTGAGCAAGAGGCAAGTGAAAAATGTCGAACTCATTGCGCCCATGCCTCGCCACAAGCTGATTCATTACTACCAGCAGGCGGATGTGCTTTTTTTGCACCTCAACAGCTTCAAGGCGTTCTTCAAGGTCATTCCGTCCAAACTGTTTGAATATGCGGCTACCGGGAAGCCTATCCTGGCAGGCCTCGAGGGCTATTCAAAAGCGTTTACACTCCAGCACATTCCCAATGCGTGTGTGTTTACCCCTGGAAACCCCAATGCCGCCGTTGCAGCGCTGACCGGGTTGAAACTGAGCGCCACTGACCGCGGGGCATTCATACGCGAGTATTCCCGGAACACCATCCACAAAAACATGGCGATCGAGATACTCAAGACAGGAAAGGGTGAGCAACCGTGA
- a CDS encoding PAS domain-containing methyl-accepting chemotaxis protein: MRNNQPVTQRERTFPAQQRLISTTDAKGVITYCNDAFVEISGFTREELLRAPHNLVRHPDVPAAVFGHMWATLKQGLPWMGIVKNRCKTGDHYWVNAYVTPVFEGNQVVGYESVRIKPTAEQIRRAEALYQRINQGKSAVPQRDKWLPVLQDWLPFILVSQLSFMIGASLNSHWGFALAAGLSVPLGLLGLSWQQRGLKRLLRLAEQTTSDPLIAQMYTDSRGAQARLEMSILSQEARLKTCLTRLQDTAEHLNDQAAQSNTLAHNSSSGLERQRVETEQVATAVNQMAATTQEVASHVQRTADATQEANRLTGRGRDIAGETREAIQRLSVAVGETGVTVTQLAKDSDEIGGVVDVIKGIADQTNLLALNAAIEAARAGEMGRGFAVVADEVRQLAQRTAESTGQIHTLIAKLQQTAAAAVQTMDAGHRQAEEGVARVMEADQALVGISEAVAHITDMTTQIAAATEEQSSVAEEISRNISTIALLADQTSEQALNSAQLSEELTHTANTQYSLVERFNR, translated from the coding sequence ATGCGTAATAACCAACCCGTTACCCAGCGCGAACGTACCTTCCCCGCTCAGCAACGGTTGATCTCCACCACAGATGCCAAGGGTGTGATCACCTACTGCAACGACGCGTTTGTCGAGATCAGTGGGTTCACCCGCGAAGAACTGCTGCGCGCACCCCACAACCTGGTGCGTCACCCGGATGTACCGGCAGCGGTGTTCGGGCACATGTGGGCCACGCTCAAACAAGGCTTGCCATGGATGGGCATTGTCAAGAATCGCTGCAAGACCGGTGATCACTACTGGGTTAACGCCTATGTAACGCCGGTCTTCGAAGGCAACCAGGTGGTCGGCTACGAATCGGTGCGCATCAAGCCCACCGCCGAGCAGATCCGCCGCGCCGAAGCGCTCTACCAACGCATCAACCAGGGCAAGTCGGCCGTTCCCCAGCGGGACAAGTGGCTGCCGGTGTTGCAGGACTGGTTGCCGTTTATCCTGGTGAGCCAACTGAGCTTCATGATCGGTGCGTCGCTCAACTCGCATTGGGGCTTTGCCCTGGCGGCCGGGTTGTCGGTGCCGCTCGGCCTGCTGGGCCTGAGCTGGCAACAGCGCGGCCTCAAGCGCCTGTTGCGCCTGGCCGAGCAGACCACCTCCGACCCGTTGATCGCGCAGATGTACACCGACAGCCGTGGCGCCCAGGCGCGCCTGGAGATGTCGATCCTCAGCCAGGAGGCGCGTCTGAAGACGTGCCTTACCCGCTTGCAGGACACTGCCGAGCACCTCAACGACCAGGCGGCGCAGTCCAACACCCTGGCGCATAACAGCTCCAGCGGCCTGGAACGCCAGCGCGTGGAAACCGAGCAGGTGGCCACCGCCGTCAACCAGATGGCGGCCACCACCCAGGAAGTTGCCAGCCATGTGCAGCGCACGGCCGACGCCACCCAGGAAGCCAATCGCCTGACCGGTCGCGGCCGCGACATCGCCGGGGAAACCCGCGAGGCGATCCAGCGTCTGTCGGTGGCGGTGGGCGAGACGGGCGTGACCGTCACCCAACTGGCCAAGGACAGCGATGAAATCGGCGGCGTGGTCGACGTGATCAAAGGCATTGCCGACCAGACCAACCTGCTGGCACTCAACGCCGCCATCGAAGCGGCCCGTGCCGGTGAGATGGGCCGTGGTTTTGCGGTAGTGGCCGATGAGGTGCGTCAACTGGCGCAGCGCACGGCCGAGTCGACCGGGCAGATCCATACCCTGATCGCCAAACTGCAGCAAACCGCCGCCGCAGCCGTGCAAACCATGGACGCCGGGCATCGCCAGGCCGAAGAAGGTGTGGCGCGGGTGATGGAAGCCGACCAGGCGCTGGTGGGTATCAGCGAAGCGGTGGCGCATATCACCGACATGACCACGCAGATCGCTGCCGCCACTGAAGAGCAAAGCTCGGTGGCTGAAGAGATCAGCCGCAATATCAGCACGATTGCGCTGTTGGCGGACCAGACGTCGGAGCAGGCGTTGAACTCGGCGCAGTTGAGTGAAGAGCTGACCCATACCGCGAATACTCAGTACTCGTTGGTAGAGCGTTTTAACCGGTAG